The Sciurus carolinensis chromosome 18, mSciCar1.2, whole genome shotgun sequence genome contains a region encoding:
- the Mettl9 gene encoding protein-L-histidine N-pros-methyltransferase isoform X3, giving the protein MDGRATSWDTKLYEKWYVCNREKLCESLQAVFVQSYLDQGTQIFLNNSIEKSGWLFIQLYHSFVSSVFSLFMSRTSINGLLGRGSMFVFSPDQFQRLLKINPDWKTHRLLDLGAGDGEVTKIMSPHFEEIYATELSETMIWQLQKKKYRVLGINEWQNTGFQYDVISCLNLLDRCDQPLTLLKDIRSVLEPTRGRVILALVLPFHPYVENVGGKWEKPSEILEIKGQNWEEQVNSLPEVFRKAGFVIEAFTRLPYLCEGDMYNDYYVLDDAVFVLKPV; this is encoded by the exons ATGGATGGAAGAGCCACGAGCTGGGATACCAAGCTCTATGAAAAG tggtATGTGTGCAACAGAGAGAAATTATGTGAATCACTCCAGGCTGTCTTTGTTCAGAGTTACCTTGATCAAGGAACACAGATCTTCTTAAACAACAGCATTGAGAAATCGGGCTGGCTATTTATCCAATTATATCATTCTTTTGTGTCATCTGTTTTTAGCCTGTTTATGTCTAGAACATCTATCAATGG GTTGCTAGGAAGAGGTTCAATGTTTGTATTCTCGCCAGATCAGTTTCAGAGACTGCTTAAAATTAATCCAGACTGGAAAACCCACAGACTTCTCGATTTAGGTGCTGGAGATGGAGAAGTCACAAAAATCATGAGCCCTCATTTTGAAGAAATCTATGCCACTGAACTCTCTGAAACTATGATATGGCAGcttcaaaagaagaagtacag AGTGCTTGGAATCAATGAATGGCAGAACACAGGGTTCCAGTATGATGTCATCAGCTGCTTGAATTTGTTGGACCGCTGTGATCAGCCACTGACTTTATTAAAAGATATCAGAAGTGTCTTGGAGCCAACTAGAGGCAGAGTCATCCTTGCCCTGGTCCTGCCCTTTCATCCCTATGTGGAAAACG tagGTGGCAAGTGGGAGAAACcatcagaaatcttggaaatcaAGGGACAGAATTGGGAAGAACAGGTGAATAGCCTGCCTGAGGTGTTCAGAAAAGCTGGTTTTGTCATCGAAGCTTTCACCAGACTGCCATACCTGTGCGAAGGTGACATGTATAATGACTACTACGTTCTTGATGACGCTGTCTTTGTTCTCAAACCAGTATAG
- the Mettl9 gene encoding protein-L-histidine N-pros-methyltransferase isoform X1 — translation MRLLVGWLCLSLASVWLARRMWTLRSPLTRSLYVNMTSGPGGPAAAAGGRKDNHQWYVCNREKLCESLQAVFVQSYLDQGTQIFLNNSIEKSGWLFIQLYHSFVSSVFSLFMSRTSINGLLGRGSMFVFSPDQFQRLLKINPDWKTHRLLDLGAGDGEVTKIMSPHFEEIYATELSETMIWQLQKKKYRVLGINEWQNTGFQYDVISCLNLLDRCDQPLTLLKDIRSVLEPTRGRVILALVLPFHPYVENVGGKWEKPSEILEIKGQNWEEQVNSLPEVFRKAGFVIEAFTRLPYLCEGDMYNDYYVLDDAVFVLKPV, via the exons ATGAGACTGTTGGTGGGTTGGCTGTGCCTGAGCCTGGCGTCCGTGTGGCTGGCGCGGAGGATGTGGACGCTGCGGAGTCCGCTCACCCGCTCGCTGTACGTGAACATGACGAGCGGCCCGGGCGGGCCGGCGGCGGCCGCGGGCGGCAGGAAGGATAACCACCAG tggtATGTGTGCAACAGAGAGAAATTATGTGAATCACTCCAGGCTGTCTTTGTTCAGAGTTACCTTGATCAAGGAACACAGATCTTCTTAAACAACAGCATTGAGAAATCGGGCTGGCTATTTATCCAATTATATCATTCTTTTGTGTCATCTGTTTTTAGCCTGTTTATGTCTAGAACATCTATCAATGG GTTGCTAGGAAGAGGTTCAATGTTTGTATTCTCGCCAGATCAGTTTCAGAGACTGCTTAAAATTAATCCAGACTGGAAAACCCACAGACTTCTCGATTTAGGTGCTGGAGATGGAGAAGTCACAAAAATCATGAGCCCTCATTTTGAAGAAATCTATGCCACTGAACTCTCTGAAACTATGATATGGCAGcttcaaaagaagaagtacag AGTGCTTGGAATCAATGAATGGCAGAACACAGGGTTCCAGTATGATGTCATCAGCTGCTTGAATTTGTTGGACCGCTGTGATCAGCCACTGACTTTATTAAAAGATATCAGAAGTGTCTTGGAGCCAACTAGAGGCAGAGTCATCCTTGCCCTGGTCCTGCCCTTTCATCCCTATGTGGAAAACG tagGTGGCAAGTGGGAGAAACcatcagaaatcttggaaatcaAGGGACAGAATTGGGAAGAACAGGTGAATAGCCTGCCTGAGGTGTTCAGAAAAGCTGGTTTTGTCATCGAAGCTTTCACCAGACTGCCATACCTGTGCGAAGGTGACATGTATAATGACTACTACGTTCTTGATGACGCTGTCTTTGTTCTCAAACCAGTATAG
- the Igsf6 gene encoding immunoglobulin superfamily member 6 isoform X2, with amino-acid sequence MEAVNRGGRILLGLEVNLVLFYVGAVGACIVSVMQPRYLEVDYTHKAVTIECTFSTTECPSEHPMSLWFRYGAHQPENLCLDGCRSEKDKFTVGEALAQNRVSLTVNRVTSNDSAIYICGIAFPSAVTPRAKQTGGGTTLVVRESKLLSKELQSALTVLLVLLSTYTAGSKTNILRNKETREDSQKKKSARRIFQEIAQELYHKRYTETSPQPEKDNTYENRGALSNCERP; translated from the exons ATGGAGGCCGTGAACAGAGGCGGCAGGATCCTTCTCGGTCTGGAAGTCAATCTGGTTCTATTTTATGTCG GTGCTGTGGGTGCCTGTATTGTCTCTGTCATGCAGCCACGTTACCTAGAGGTGGACTACACTCACAAGGCTGTCACCATAGAGTGCACCTTCTCCACAACTGAATGCCCTTCCGAGCACCCAATGAGCCTGTGGTTTCGCTATGGCGCTCACCAGCCTGAGAACCTGTGCTTGGATGGATGCAGAAGTGAGAAGGACAAATTCACAGTGGGGGAAGCCCTGGCCCAGAACCGAGTTTCTCTCACTGTCAACAGGGTGACATCAAATGACAGTGCAATTTACATCTGTGGCATAGCATTTCCTAGCGCAGTGACACCGAGAGCTAAGCAAACTGGAGGAGGGACCACACTGGTGGTAAGAG AAAGTAAGCTTCTCAGCAAGGAGCTGCAGAGTGCCCTGACCGTGCTCTTGGTGCTGCTGTCCACCTACACTGCTGGG TCGAAAACTAACATtctgagaaacaaagaaacaagagaagATTCACAAAAG aagaaaagcgcTCGGCGTATTTTTCAGGAAATTGCTCAAGAACTATACCATAAGAGATACACAGAAACAAGCCCACAACCT GAGAAAGACAATACTTATGAAAACAGAGGAGCACTTTCCAACTGTGAAAGGCCAtag
- the Mettl9 gene encoding protein-L-histidine N-pros-methyltransferase isoform X2: MRLLVGWLCLSLASVWLARRMWTLRSPLTRSLYVNMTSGPGGPAAAAGGRKDNHQWYVCNREKLCESLQAVFVQSYLDQGTQIFLNNSIEKSGWLFIQLYHSFVSSVFSLFMSRTSINGLLGRGSMFVFSPDQFQRLLKINPDWKTHRLLDLGAGDGEVTKIMSPHFEEIYATELSETMIWQLQKKKYRVLGINEWQNTGFQYDVISCLNLLDRCDQPLTLLKDIRSVLEPTRGRVILALVLPFHPYVENGGKWEKPSEILEIKGQNWEEQVNSLPEVFRKAGFVIEAFTRLPYLCEGDMYNDYYVLDDAVFVLKPV, encoded by the exons ATGAGACTGTTGGTGGGTTGGCTGTGCCTGAGCCTGGCGTCCGTGTGGCTGGCGCGGAGGATGTGGACGCTGCGGAGTCCGCTCACCCGCTCGCTGTACGTGAACATGACGAGCGGCCCGGGCGGGCCGGCGGCGGCCGCGGGCGGCAGGAAGGATAACCACCAG tggtATGTGTGCAACAGAGAGAAATTATGTGAATCACTCCAGGCTGTCTTTGTTCAGAGTTACCTTGATCAAGGAACACAGATCTTCTTAAACAACAGCATTGAGAAATCGGGCTGGCTATTTATCCAATTATATCATTCTTTTGTGTCATCTGTTTTTAGCCTGTTTATGTCTAGAACATCTATCAATGG GTTGCTAGGAAGAGGTTCAATGTTTGTATTCTCGCCAGATCAGTTTCAGAGACTGCTTAAAATTAATCCAGACTGGAAAACCCACAGACTTCTCGATTTAGGTGCTGGAGATGGAGAAGTCACAAAAATCATGAGCCCTCATTTTGAAGAAATCTATGCCACTGAACTCTCTGAAACTATGATATGGCAGcttcaaaagaagaagtacag AGTGCTTGGAATCAATGAATGGCAGAACACAGGGTTCCAGTATGATGTCATCAGCTGCTTGAATTTGTTGGACCGCTGTGATCAGCCACTGACTTTATTAAAAGATATCAGAAGTGTCTTGGAGCCAACTAGAGGCAGAGTCATCCTTGCCCTGGTCCTGCCCTTTCATCCCTATGTGGAAAACG GTGGCAAGTGGGAGAAACcatcagaaatcttggaaatcaAGGGACAGAATTGGGAAGAACAGGTGAATAGCCTGCCTGAGGTGTTCAGAAAAGCTGGTTTTGTCATCGAAGCTTTCACCAGACTGCCATACCTGTGCGAAGGTGACATGTATAATGACTACTACGTTCTTGATGACGCTGTCTTTGTTCTCAAACCAGTATAG
- the Igsf6 gene encoding immunoglobulin superfamily member 6 isoform X1: MEAVNRGGRILLGLEVNLVLFYVGAVGACIVSVMQPRYLEVDYTHKAVTIECTFSTTECPSEHPMSLWFRYGAHQPENLCLDGCRSEKDKFTVGEALAQNRVSLTVNRVTSNDSAIYICGIAFPSAVTPRAKQTGGGTTLVVRESKLLSKELQSALTVLLVLLSTYTAGVCVVFTVLSKSKTNILRNKETREDSQKKKSARRIFQEIAQELYHKRYTETSPQPEKDNTYENRGALSNCERP; the protein is encoded by the exons ATGGAGGCCGTGAACAGAGGCGGCAGGATCCTTCTCGGTCTGGAAGTCAATCTGGTTCTATTTTATGTCG GTGCTGTGGGTGCCTGTATTGTCTCTGTCATGCAGCCACGTTACCTAGAGGTGGACTACACTCACAAGGCTGTCACCATAGAGTGCACCTTCTCCACAACTGAATGCCCTTCCGAGCACCCAATGAGCCTGTGGTTTCGCTATGGCGCTCACCAGCCTGAGAACCTGTGCTTGGATGGATGCAGAAGTGAGAAGGACAAATTCACAGTGGGGGAAGCCCTGGCCCAGAACCGAGTTTCTCTCACTGTCAACAGGGTGACATCAAATGACAGTGCAATTTACATCTGTGGCATAGCATTTCCTAGCGCAGTGACACCGAGAGCTAAGCAAACTGGAGGAGGGACCACACTGGTGGTAAGAG AAAGTAAGCTTCTCAGCAAGGAGCTGCAGAGTGCCCTGACCGTGCTCTTGGTGCTGCTGTCCACCTACACTGCTGGGGTATGTGTGGTCTTCACAGTTCTCTCCAAA TCGAAAACTAACATtctgagaaacaaagaaacaagagaagATTCACAAAAG aagaaaagcgcTCGGCGTATTTTTCAGGAAATTGCTCAAGAACTATACCATAAGAGATACACAGAAACAAGCCCACAACCT GAGAAAGACAATACTTATGAAAACAGAGGAGCACTTTCCAACTGTGAAAGGCCAtag